A region of the Mesoterricola sediminis genome:
CGACGAACTGGGGGAGCGCGTCCGCGCCCTGGACGGGATTCCCGTCACGACGCCCCAGCAGATCACCGCCGCCTCGGTGGTGCCGGCCTCCGACCCCTCCCGGCCCCTGAAGGCCCAGGAGATGGTGGCCGAGGCCCTGGCCTCCGTGGAGGCGGTCGTCGCCGCCCAGGCCTCCGGGATCGACGTGGCCACCGCCGCGGGCGACGCGGGGACGGCGGACCTGCTCACCGGCTTCATCCAGGTGTTCCAGAAGGAGGCCTGGTTCCTGCGGGCGATGCGGGGCTGACCCGGTCA
Encoded here:
- a CDS encoding Dps family protein; this translates as MNPAVIDLLNVQLASAQMLLLNAKRYHWTVSGPNFRDYHLRFEELYQAVLPMVDELGERVRALDGIPVTTPQQITAASVVPASDPSRPLKAQEMVAEALASVEAVVAAQASGIDVATAAGDAGTADLLTGFIQVFQKEAWFLRAMRG